Part of the Catalinimonas alkaloidigena genome is shown below.
AGTTGCTCACTCCGAATAATATTCGCCAGCTCAAAGCCTTTCTTGCGGTAATACTCACGCTTCAGATGACTTTCTTGCTCCTCGGCAGGCGCAATAAAAAACAGCATGCGCTCATACTGATTGACGGAAACAAGTCTTATTTTATCCTTCAGCTTCTTTTTCACATACTGCTTTTCCGCCTCATTTTGGCAGTAGCCTGAAGCCTCCTCCTGGCTGGCGAGCAAGACTGCCAGAGGTGCATTTTTTTTAACTTCTTTAGCCTGCTTTAGCATTACTGACATAAAAAATCTCTTATTTTACGACGCAATTTAACAATGCTTTTTTAATAAAGAGGATTATTGCTCACCTTTCTATTTTAAGCTTGACAAAGCATAAACCTGAGAAGCTAACACTGTGGTAAGACCAAAAAAACACCTGGGACAACATTTTTTGAAAGACAAGAACATCGCTTCCAAAATTGTTCAAAGCCTGACACTGCACCGAGGCTACCGGCAGGTATTGGAGATTGGTCCCGGCACTGGTGTGCTGACGCAGTTTTTGGTACAGGACAACCGCTTCACTACTTCCCTAATAGAGCTGGACACAGAATCTGTACATTATCTTCAGGAACATTATCCTGATCTGAAGCCGCGCATATTTTACAAAGACTTTCTCAAAACTGATCTGCTGGCACTGATGCAGGAACCTTTCGCGGTGATTGGCAATTTCCCTTACAATATTTCTTCACAGATATTCTTCAAAATCCTGGATATCAAAAATGAAGTACCGGAGGTTGTCTGTATGTTACAAAAGGAAGTAGCCGACCGACTTAAATCGCCTCCCGGAAGTAAGGCATATGGCATACTGAGCGTATTGTTACAGGCTTATTATGACATAGACTATCTCTTTACCGTGGAGCCGGGCGTCTTTAACCCGCCTCCCAGGGTACGCTCGGGCGTAATCCGGCTGAAGCGTAATGATACTCAGCAGCTTGCCTGCGACGAGCAGCTATTCCGAAAGGTGGTAAAGCAAAGTTTTCAAACCCGCCGCAAGACCTTGCGCAATGCATTGAAACCTCTAAATTTGCCCGAAACAATTAGGCAGCTTAATACCTTAGATTTACGAGCAGAGCAATTATCCGTCAATGATTTTGTAGAACTCACGCTAAAAATAGAAGAGTCTTGGAAACAGGAGCCATAATGCATTTTGAGGTATCGCAGGAGTATCTGGAGTGGCTGAGAGCAGCCATTCGCCAGGATGAAGCGCAGTCTGTGCAGGAGAGTATGGAAGATGCCAGCCCCCCTGATATCCTCACGGTACTTTATGAGCTGAATACCGAAGAGTCCAAGTACGTGATTAAGCTGTTGGATGAAGAACGGGCGGCTGATATTATTGTAGAGATTGAGGATGAGCAGCAAACTGCTTTTCTGAGAAACTTTACTTCTGAAGAAGTAGCTCGCTTCATCGACTACCTGGACTCAGATGATGGTGCTGATATTCTCAACCGCCTTCCTATACAAACCCGCGAGGAAGTCATTGATAAAATGGAGAATGCAGAAAAGGCACGCCATGTCAAAGACCTGATCCGTTATGAGGAAGACCGGGCCGGTGGCCTGATGGCCAAGGAGTTGATCAAAGTCAATATTGACTGGACAGTAAAGCAATGTATAGAGGAAATCCGCCGGCAGGCAGAAAATGTGGAGAAAGTCTATTCAGTTTATGTAGTAGATAAGCAAAATCACCTGACCGGTAAAGTATCCTTGAAGCGAATTGTACTATCTAATGATGATACTAAAGTCGCAGATATTTACGACGAAGAAGTAGTATCGGTAGAGACTTATCAGGAAGAGGAGGAAATAGCCGATATCATGCGTCGCTACGATTTGGAGGCTATTCCGGTGGTTGACATTATGAACCGGCTGGTAGGCCGCATCACCATTGATGACGTAGTGGACGTCATTACCGAGATGGCAGAGCAGGAGCGACAGATGATGTCCGGTATTTCTGAAGATGTGGAGGAACGCAGCGGAAGCGTATGGTTGCTCTCGCGTGCTCGCCTTCCCTGGCTGGTCATTGGTATGGTAGGAGGACTTTTAGGAGCACAGTTCATCGGTATTTTTGAAAAAGACATTGCACTGGTTCCGGCCATGGCCTTTTTTATTCCCCTGATTACAGCTACCGGAGGTAATGTAGGGATTCAGTCTTCCTCATTGGTAGTACAAAGTCTGGCAAACACTTCAGTGTTTAGTGATAACCTGGGGAAACGACTCTGGAAGGTACTCCTTGTCGCTCTTCTTAACGGATTAGCGCTAGCTGCTCTTGTATTTGCTTTCAACCTTTTGTTTGGAGAAAAATTAACCCTGGCTGCTGTTGTAGCCATAGCATTATTCAGTGTAGTCTTGCTGGCTTCGCTCATGGGTACGATTACGCCACTTATACTTAACAAACTCGGTGTCAATCCGGCCCTGGCTTCCGGTCCCTTCATTACTACTGCCAATGACCTTTTAGGCCTAGCCGTCTATTTCTCAGTAGCCCACATGCTTTACGGATTTTAACTATTTTTGGCATCATGTTTCTCGCTGCAATAGTGCTTGGTGTTATGGTTTTTAATGGTGTAGTACGATTGCTATTGTGTCATTAAACACACTAAGAACCACGAGTTATAACACCATGAACCAAGAACCACGAATTATAACCCCATAAAAAAAATGAAAACCTGTCTGATTATAGATTTAATGCATGAAAGTATCACCCCTCTTCTCCAACAGATTGGTTGGCAGGCAGACTACCGTCCGGAGATCAATCGCGAAGAAATCCTTCAGATCATTCACCAATACGAAGGATTGATTGTGAGGAGTAAGACTACCATTGACAAAGAAGTGATTGATCGTGCAGAAAAACTTCAGTGGATCGGCCGCGCCGGTGCCGGACTGGATCAATTGGATGTTGAAACACTGGAGGAAAGAAATATCAAGATTGTTAATGCTCCTGAAGGTAATCGTGATGCATTAGGTGAGCATGCCGTTGCCCTGCTGCTAAGCCTGTTTAATAAAATTCATGTGGCCGACCGTCAAATTCGTAAAGGGAGCTGGGACAGGGAAGGTAATCGGGGTGTGGAACTTATGAGTAAGACTGTCGGAATCATTGGTTACGGTTTCATGGGTCAGGCTTTCGCTCGTCGTCTTCAGGGATTTGGTGTAAAAGTACTGGCCTATGATAAATACAAGCAAAATTACGGCGATGAGTATGCCCGAGAAGCCAGCCTGGAAGATATATTTGCGCAAGCAGATGTACTGAGTTTACATGTGCCTTTGACTGAGGAAACCCGCTTTATGATTAACCATACATTTCTGCAAAAATTCAGTAAAGATATCTATCTTCTCAATACTGCACGCGGCAAGAACATAAGCTTCAAAACCCTGGTAGAGGCGTTGGATAGCGGAAAGCTCAAAGGGGCTGCACTGGATGTATTGGAAAATGAAAAAATCACACATTTTACTACTGAACAGCAGCATTATTTTAACTTAATCATCCATCATGACAATGTTATTTTTACTCCACACGTTGGTGGGTGGACATTTGAGTCTTATGAGAAGATTAACAAAACTCTGGTGGGCAAAATCAAATCTTTAAAGTAAAATACTTTGTTCAATGTGCGTTTTGCCCACATTTCCAAACTGAATTCATAAGCCAGATTGTTAAATTGCAAGACTATTGCATCAATCTATTGCGCCGCAGGCATGAAATACACAGTAAAATATAAGAAAATTATTGACTGGTATAAGTCCATTATGGAGCGCCCGGTTACAATTTCGCTTTTTGTACTATTATGCCTTTCTGTTTTAGTTCTTTCTTTAAGCTATGAGTATTATAAGTACGATTTTTATGAGTTTTGGGGTCAAGTACTGGCTGAAGCTCACGGTATGCTCTTTGACATTGCTGTCATCGGTATCCTGATCTACTGGCTCAATGAGCGAGGACAGAAAAGGCAGGCTATTCGTACCTACAAAGATGAAATTGAAGATTTCCGTACCTGGCAATCAGAAGAAGCGGCCTTTCGTACGGTAGGTAATATCAAAAGGTTAAACCGTGAGAAAATTTACAGTATTGATCTGGTAGACTGTTATCTTACCCGCACAAACCTCAGTCATGTAGTGCTCAAATCGGCTAACCTGAATAATGCCAATGTTACGCATGCTAACCTGATAGAGTGTAATCTGGAAGGCGCTCGTCTTAATCAAACTAACTTTGAAGGCTCCAATCTCAACCAAGCTTTTCTTAAGCATGCCTATGCCAGTGGAGCTTCTTTCAAAGATACGTATCTCATCAAAGCCACTCTTCAGGCATCTTTCCTTATCAGGTCTGATTTTGAAAACGCCTTTATGATGGAGGCTGATCTGCGAGATGCCTACGTAGTGGGTGCCAATTTCAAAAATGCTAATCTTTATAAGGCTGACCTGAGGGGAGCTGAAGGGCTTACAATAGAACAGCTTACCCAGGCCAACACGCTGCATCAGGCATTGCTGGATGACGACCTGATGAATCAGATTAAAGACAGGCATGCTACCCTTCTGGCTCGCTAGCACAAAAAATTATTCTTCATTTCTTAGAATTACTTTCTAAAGCAAGCTGACATTTTATCATCAGCCAAATAATTTATTATATTGACCTCATAAAGTTTAGCTAATAGGCTTACCTAAATTTCCATCATTTTTTTCCTAAACCTTAATCTATACTGCACTTTATGAGAACATTCTTTCATTACACAACAGCACTACTGCTGTGTCTGCTTTTGTTTCATCCACTTATTGGGCAGCGAAACAGGGCAAATTCTTCTTTCGAAACTCCCATGACAGCCTCA
Proteins encoded:
- the rsmA gene encoding 16S rRNA (adenine(1518)-N(6)/adenine(1519)-N(6))-dimethyltransferase RsmA, with protein sequence MVRPKKHLGQHFLKDKNIASKIVQSLTLHRGYRQVLEIGPGTGVLTQFLVQDNRFTTSLIELDTESVHYLQEHYPDLKPRIFYKDFLKTDLLALMQEPFAVIGNFPYNISSQIFFKILDIKNEVPEVVCMLQKEVADRLKSPPGSKAYGILSVLLQAYYDIDYLFTVEPGVFNPPPRVRSGVIRLKRNDTQQLACDEQLFRKVVKQSFQTRRKTLRNALKPLNLPETIRQLNTLDLRAEQLSVNDFVELTLKIEESWKQEP
- the mgtE gene encoding magnesium transporter codes for the protein MHFEVSQEYLEWLRAAIRQDEAQSVQESMEDASPPDILTVLYELNTEESKYVIKLLDEERAADIIVEIEDEQQTAFLRNFTSEEVARFIDYLDSDDGADILNRLPIQTREEVIDKMENAEKARHVKDLIRYEEDRAGGLMAKELIKVNIDWTVKQCIEEIRRQAENVEKVYSVYVVDKQNHLTGKVSLKRIVLSNDDTKVADIYDEEVVSVETYQEEEEIADIMRRYDLEAIPVVDIMNRLVGRITIDDVVDVITEMAEQERQMMSGISEDVEERSGSVWLLSRARLPWLVIGMVGGLLGAQFIGIFEKDIALVPAMAFFIPLITATGGNVGIQSSSLVVQSLANTSVFSDNLGKRLWKVLLVALLNGLALAALVFAFNLLFGEKLTLAAVVAIALFSVVLLASLMGTITPLILNKLGVNPALASGPFITTANDLLGLAVYFSVAHMLYGF
- a CDS encoding 2-hydroxyacid dehydrogenase, which codes for MKTCLIIDLMHESITPLLQQIGWQADYRPEINREEILQIIHQYEGLIVRSKTTIDKEVIDRAEKLQWIGRAGAGLDQLDVETLEERNIKIVNAPEGNRDALGEHAVALLLSLFNKIHVADRQIRKGSWDREGNRGVELMSKTVGIIGYGFMGQAFARRLQGFGVKVLAYDKYKQNYGDEYAREASLEDIFAQADVLSLHVPLTEETRFMINHTFLQKFSKDIYLLNTARGKNISFKTLVEALDSGKLKGAALDVLENEKITHFTTEQQHYFNLIIHHDNVIFTPHVGGWTFESYEKINKTLVGKIKSLK
- a CDS encoding pentapeptide repeat-containing protein; protein product: MKYTVKYKKIIDWYKSIMERPVTISLFVLLCLSVLVLSLSYEYYKYDFYEFWGQVLAEAHGMLFDIAVIGILIYWLNERGQKRQAIRTYKDEIEDFRTWQSEEAAFRTVGNIKRLNREKIYSIDLVDCYLTRTNLSHVVLKSANLNNANVTHANLIECNLEGARLNQTNFEGSNLNQAFLKHAYASGASFKDTYLIKATLQASFLIRSDFENAFMMEADLRDAYVVGANFKNANLYKADLRGAEGLTIEQLTQANTLHQALLDDDLMNQIKDRHATLLAR